The window ACCGATCGTTCACGATCACCGGCGTCGAGAGAGGCGAGTGGGAGGGGATGGACGACGCGTGCCCGGCCTGCGGCGGCCGCGAGTTCGATCACGTCGCGACCGCGGGCGGACACTACGGCGTCCGCGACGGGACCGCCGTGTTGCGCTCGGACTTCTGGGGCGCCGACCGGGCGGTCCGCACGCGCTGTCGGGACTGCGGAACGGTGCTCCACAAGCACCCGGCGTTCGATCTGCTGTTCGGCCCCGACGCCGACGGGGGCGCAGGGTTCGATCCCTGACGGCGGGGACGAGCCTTGACGGACCACCAATACCTATACGTCGTCCGGTCGTCGCGGCGGACGTGAGGGGAAACGGGCGCGAAACCGGGGGACCGAGCGGCACCGGGGGTGTCGGGTCGCCGCCGGAACGGGCCGCCACCGGCGGCGACGGCGGCGACGAATCCAGTGACACCGACGTCACCGACGGCGACAAGCCCAGTGGCACTGACGCCACCGACGGCGGCAGGACCGGTAGCACAGACGGTGGTAGAACGAACGTCACCGGCCACGGTCCGCCGGACGCCGATGGGTGGCTCTACGGGTGGGCACTCGGGTACGCGGCGGTCGGCGCGGCGTCGCTTCTCGTGCCCCTCTACGCCATCGACCTCGGTGCCGGGGCGCTCGTGGTCAGCCTGATCGCGGCGACGGCCGCCTTCGCCGGGGTTCCCGGGGCGATCCTCTGGGGGCGGCTGGTGACGCGGACGCGACGCCGCCGGCCCTTCGTCCTGGTCGCGCTCGGACTCGCGGCGGGCGTGTTCCTCCTCCTCCCGTTTCTCGCCTCGCCGTGGACGGTACTGCTCGCGAACGCGGCGCTGTGGTTCGTCGTCGCCGCCGCCGCTCCGGTCCTGAACGTCATCGTCGTCGAGGGGTTCGACCCCGCGCGGTGGACACAGCGGTTCGGACTGCTGAACCACTACCAGGGCTACGGCTGGCTGGCCGGACTCGTCGCCGGCGGCGTCTGGTCGACCGTCGCCGGCGCGCAGTTCGGAATTGAGGCGCTCGCCGCGAAGCGGCTGTTCTTCGTGCTCAGCGCCGTCGTCGCGCTCGGCGGCGTCGCCGTCGTGCTGCTCCGGTATCCAGAACCGGCGACGCTCTCAGACCAGCGGTTCAGGCGGCTTTCGAGCCGAGTCCGTTCCGCCGGCGGGACGACCACGCGGGCCACGTGGGCGGTCCCGTTCAGTCCCGGACGGATCCTCTGGGGACTCCGCGACCTCGGAATCGGCCGGACCGGCGGTTCACGCCGCTCGGGCCGGGACGTCCTCTCCCGGCTCCGGACCCGCTTTTCGGGGGCGCTGCTCAGATATCTCCTCGGGGCCGTCGTCTTCTTCGCCGGCTTCTCGGCGTTCTTCGGACCGCTTCCGGCGTACCTCGTCGACTCCGGGTACGCGACCGACGAGGTGTTCGGCCTGTTCATCCTGAGCGCCGCGGCGTCGGCCGCGGCGTACGCCAGCGCCGGGACGGCCGCCTCGAAGTACGACCCCTTCCGTCTGCAGGCCGGCGCGCTGCTCTTTCGAGCCGGGTCGTTCCCGATCGTCGCCGTCGTCGGCGCCGCCGTCGCCCCGCCCGCCGGTCTGATCGCCGTCGGCGCGCTCTTCCTGGCCATCGGCGCCTCCTGGGCCGTCATCGCGGTGACCGCGACCGGACTCGTTTCGAGACTGGCTCCCGATTCGGTCCGGGCGGAAGCGCTCGGGGTCTACACGGCGGTCGGAAGCCTCGGCGGCGGTGTCGGGAGCGTGTTCGGGGGGTCGATCGCCGACTGGGTCGGCTACCTTCCCGCGTTCGTCGTCGCCGGCGGGTTCGTCGTCGGCGGCTTCCTCGTCGCCGCGAGCGCGAGGGGGACGAGGCCCGCTTCGACCTAGGCGGGGCGACGACCGTCCGACGCTACGAAACCCGAGGCACAGAGCGGGCTACGCCGCGCTCTCCGTCTTCGTGGGGGAGATCCAGACGACGAGTTCGTCTTCCCGTCGGACGATTCCCTCGATGAAGTCGCTGCGCTCCATCGGCGGGTCCTCGACGTCGTCCATCGAGACGCGGAGGACCTGATCGACCTCGTCGACGAGCCAGCCGATCGCGGCCTCGTCCTCGAACTGTTTCGCGTCGAAAATCACGATACGGCTGGCCTCGCCGGTTTCGCCGACGTTCAAAAGCGTCTTCGGGTTGACGATCGACGTGGTTCGTCCGCGGAGGTCCATCACGCCCTCGACGAACTCGGGGGCGTTCGGAACCGACGTGAGCGATCCGCGATCGACGATTTCGGAGACGTAGTCGATGTCGACGCAGTACGTCTCGCCCCCGAGCTCGAATTCGAGCACCTGCATCTGGCGGGCGGTGGCGTCGCCGTCGTCTGTCGCGGCGGGGTCGGACGCGCCCGCCGCCACGGGTTGTTCCTGTGACATAGTGGCGTCGCCGGCGACCCCGACGAGGGTCACCGGTTGCTACGTCGTGCTGGCGGCGAGACCGGCAATAAATGTACGCACGCTATTATCACGGCTGATTCTCGCCGGCGAGCGCTTAAGTCCCCCAGTCAGGAAGCGTCGATAGAGATGAGCGGGTACGAACACGCCGTCGATCGGTGGGGCGACGGCGACGAAGACGGGAGCGGCGGGCGATGAGTGCGGCCTCTGAACCGGGCGGCGGCGGCGATCGAACGCGGGCGGTCATCGTCGACGATTCGCGGTTCATGCGGACGCTCATCCGGAGTCTGCTCGAAGAGGGCGGTATCGAGGTCGTCGGCGAGGCGAAAGACGGGTCGGCCGCACTCGAGACCGTGCGCGAACACGACCCCGACGTCGTGACGATGGACATCGAGATGCCGACGATGAACGGCCTCGAAGCCGTCGACGCGATCATGGACGGCCACCCGACCCCCGTGCTGATGCTCTCGGCGCACGCCGAGGAGGACGCCGACGTGACGTTCGAGGCCCTGGATCGGGGCGCGGTCGACTTCGTGACCAAGCCCGGCGGCGAGGTCACCTCGTCGATGCCGCGCGTCAAGAAGGAACTCGTCGAGAAGGTCGAATCCGCCGCCCGGGTGGACCTCTCGGCGAACGCTCGGGCGGCGACGCGTGAGCGGCGCGGTGACGCGGGCGGCGCGGGAGCATCCGGGGCGACTGTGGGATCCGAGGCCGGCAGTTCGGCGACGAACGCCGCGAGCGAGACGCGGCCGTCGTCGACCGGGCAGTCCGGGACGACGGACCGCCCGGCGCCCGACACCGGGGCGGCGTCGACGGCGGAGGCCGACTCCGGGCGAACCTACCCGGACGTCGGAACCCTCGTCGTGGGCGCGTCGACCGGCGGACCGAACGTCGTCGAGCGCGTCCTCGCCGGGCTTCCCCGAGCGGCGAACCTCCGCGTCCTGGTCGTCCAGCACATGCCCGAGGGCTTCACCTCGCGGTTCGCCACGCGACTCGACGAACGGTCGGCGTACGCCGTCCGCGAGGCCAAGTCGGGCGAGCGGATCGAGGCCGGAGAGGCCCGGGTCGCCCCGGGGGGCACCCACCTCCTCGCCACGGGCGACCGGAGCGGTCGACTGAAACTCGAACTGACCGACACCGAACCGATCCACGGCGTCCGCCCGGCGATCGATCTCACGATGGCGTCGGCCGTCGAGACCGTCTCCGACTCGCTGTGCGGGATCCTGCTCACCGGGATGGGTCGCGACGGCGTCGACGGGATGGAGCGCATCGACCGCGGCGGCGGTCACACCATCGCCCAGGACGAGGCGACGTCGGCGATCTTCGGGATGCCGCGTCGGGCGATCGAGACGGGCTGCGTCGACGTCGTCGCGCCCGCCGAAGAGATCGCCGAGAACGCACTGCGGTACTTCGCGGAGGAGTGACAGATGGACGACGAACTCTACCAGGAATTCATCACCGAGTCCGAAGAGAGCATCACGCAGTTGAACAACTCGCTTCTGGACCTGGAGTCGAACCCGGAGAACACGGAAGCGATCGACGACATCTTCCGACAGGCCCACACGCTGAAGGGGAACTTCGGCGCGATGGGGTTCGACAACGCCGCGAAGGTCGCCCACTCCGTCGAGGATCTGCTCGACGCGGTCCGGAACGGGGAGATCGAGGTCACCCACGAGCGGATGGACCTCGTCTTCGACGGGATGGACGAGATCCTCGACATCCTCCACGAGATCGAGGCCGAGGGGGAGTCACAGCGGGATCCGAGCGACCTCGTCGAGGAGATCCGCGCGGCCGCATCACCGGACGCGGAGGCCGGTGCCGACGCGGACGGCGGGGGGAGGCCGACGCGGAGAATGCGGCGGCCGGAGCGGACGCAAACGCCGACGGTGAGGCGCTCGACCTCGCCGCCGACGTGCTCGACCTCGACGACCCGGAAGTCGCGGACGCGGACGAGCTCTTCCACGCGAGGATCGAACTCGACGCGGGCGATATGAAGGGCGTCGACGCGGGGCTCTTCGTCGGCGGTCTCCCGGACGACCTCGCGGTGGTCGGGGCCGAGCCGGCCGTAGAAGAGATCGAGGAGGGCGAGTTCGACGAGGACTTCGTCGTCTTCGTCGCGGACGTCCCCGAACTGGAACTCGAACCGCTCCTCGAAGACCTCTGGAAGGTCGAGTCGGTGACGCTGACGGACGTCTCCTCGCTCGTCGAGAGCGGACCCACCGGCGAGCGCGGGACGGGTGAGCCCGAAACGACGGCGGAAACAACGACCGACGCGAGCGAGGGTTCGGGAGCCGAAGACCCCGAAGCGACGACCGGCGACGTCGACGCCGATTCCGCTGCGGCCGCGGTCGACGCGGTCGTCGACGCCTACACCTCCGGCGGCGCGTCGACCGGCGGCACGGACGCAGGTGGCAGCGACACCGAAGCCGTCGGAACCGACCCCGATACCGACGTCGCAGAGAGCGGTTCAGGCGACGACAGTGAGGCGGCTCCGAGCGTCGGAGATGACGCTGAGGAGGTGAGCAGCGACACCAGCGACGGCCAGCGGTCCGGTGGTCGTGACGAGCGACCGGACTCCGGCGGCAGCGACGGAAGCGGGAATGCCGACAGCGACGGAAGCGGAAATGCCGACAGCGACGGAAGCGGAAATGCCGACAGCGACGAGAAGAAGCGTTCCAACGGTGACGACGCGGACGACGACAGCAGCACGGACGAGACGCCGTCGATCTCGGAGGTGAAGTCCGTCCGGGTCGACGTCGACCAACTGGACGAACTCCACAGCCTCGTCGAACAGCTGGTCACGAGCCGGATCAAGCTCCGGCAGGCGGTCGGCGAGGACGAGACCGCGGGGAGAGACACCCTCGACGAACTCGACAAGATCTCCTCGAACCTCCAAGACACGGTGATGGACATGCGGCTGATCCCGCTGAAGAAGGTGTTCGACAAGTTCCCGCGGCTAGTCCGCGACCTCGCCCGAGAGGAGGAAAAGCGAGTCAGCTTCTCCGTCGAGGGCCAGGACATCGAACTCGACCGGACGATCCTCGACGAGATCTCCGACCCGCTGATGCACGTGCTCAGAAACGCCGTCGACCACGGCATCGAACCGCCCGAAGAGCGGGCGGCCGCCGGCAAGTCCAAGACCGGGTCGGTCGAGTTGCGCGCCGAGCGCGAACACGACACGGTCGTCATCACCGTCGAGGACGACGGGGCCGGCATCGACGCCGACGTGATCAGAGAGAAGGCCGCCGAGAAGGGGATCCGCCCGCGCGAGGAGCTGGCTGAGCTGCCCGACGAGGAGATCTACGAGTACATCTTCCACCCCGGCTTCTCGACCAACGAGGAGATCACCGACGTCAGCGGGCGCGGCGTCGGGATGGACGTCGTCAAGACGACGGTCGAGTCTCTCGACGGGTCGGTGAACGTCGACAGCACGCTGGGGGAGGGAACCGAGATCTCGATCCGGCTCCCCGTGTCGGTCGCGATCATCAAGGTGCTGTTCGTCCAGATCGGCGGCCGGGAGTTCGGCGTCCCGATCAAGTACATCGACGAGATCTCCCAGCAGACGCGGATCCAGCGGGTCGACGGCGCCGAAGTGATCGTCCACGAGGAGAAGATCTTCCCGCTGATCCGACTTCGCGAAGCGCTCGAACTCGGCTCCGCGCGCGCCGATTCGGGGATGATCGTCCGAGTCCGACCCGCGGACCGACAGGTCGCACTCCGCTGCGACGGCGTCTCGCGACAGGAGGAGGTCGTCGTCACGCCGTTGCAGGGGCCGCTCCGAGGGACCGACGGGCTCTCGGGGACCGCCGTCGTCGGCGACGGCAACGTCGTCCCGATCCTGGACGTCAACTCCCTGCCGATCCCCGACGAGGGCAAACAGGCGCGTCGGCAGTGGGCGCCGCCGGAGGACGACGGTTCCGAGGCCGAGGGGGCCGCCGACTGATGGCCCTCGGAACCGACACGGACGGGACGGACGGGTTCGACGAACTGCTGGAGTTCGTCGAGTCGTCGCTGTCCTTCGCGACGAGTTCGTACAACCGGTCGTACCTCGATCGACGGATCTCAGCGCGGATGCGGCGTCGGGACGTCGAAGAGTACGGCGCTTACCAGGCGCTACTCCGGGAGGACGAGGAGGAACGGGAGGCGCTTTTGAACGCCCTCAGCGTCAACGTCACGAGTTTCTTCAGGAACCCGGAGGTCTGGGAGGGGCTCAGAGAGATCATCGCGGAACTGAGCGAGAGCGGCCGGACGCGGATCTGGAGCGCCGCCTGTTCGGACGGCCGCGAGGCGTACTCGGCGGCGATGCTCGCGCTCGACGACGACCGGATCGACGACGGCCGAGTCGAGATTCTCGGGACCGACATCAAGCCCGAGATCCTCCGCGCGGCGCGACGCGGGGAGTATCACGCCTCGGAGACGAACGACCTCGAAGAGCAACTCGAACCGCTGGCCGACAGCGAGCGGTACGTCGAGCGGGACGGCGACACCTACAGCGTCACCGACGAGGTCCGCGATCTCGTCTCGTTCCGGAGACACGATCTGGTCCAGGAGAATCCGCCGCGGACGTTCGATCTCGTCGTCTGTCGGAACCTGTTCATCTACATCAACAAGGGGGCCAAGGAGGCCATCTTCGAGACGCTCGGCTCGGCCGTCGAGCCCGGCGGGTACCTGACGATCGGGATGACCGAAACCGTGCCCTCCTCGTGTCGGGACCGGTTCGAGCCGGTGGAGAAGCGGCTCAGGATCTACCGCGACACGGCGAAGAAGGAGACGTCGCGATCCCGGAGGTGAGGCAGCCGTGAAACCAGGCGAAACGAAGATCGCGGACTCGCGCGGGCGGTTCCTGCAGGCGCTCCGCAACGGCCGCGAGCGGAACGACGCCGCGTGGACGAACGGCCGCATCCTGCTCTCGAACCGCCGGATCGTGCTGGCGGGCACGGGTGGCAAGCGGACGTTCCCGCTCTCGGAGATCGACCACATCGGCGGCCGCTTCGACGTCAACCAGCGCGTCGCGACCGTCGCCGACTACCTCGCGCTTCAGTTCGACGACGGCGAGGACGTCATCCTCGTCGCCCCGGCGGAGTTCGAGGAGTTCAAGACGGACCTCTACGACGCGATCCTCTCCTCGACGCAGTTTCTCGTCCGTCACCCCGCCGTCGAGGGCGGCGTCGTGCAGAACACCGAGTGGGTCGGCGGGCGGATCGCAGTCGAGGGGGACGCCGACGCGGAGGCGCAGGCGGTGAACATCGCGACGGTCACCGGCACGTTCGTCGAGATCCCGCTCGACGACATCGGCGACATCGCGATCGGGCGGCGAACGGTTAGAGAGGAGCAGCGCAAGGTCGTCGAGGTCGAACACTCCGACGAATCGACGAGCGTTCAGACGTACATCTCCGGCCCCGAACGGCCGGTGGGCGTCCTGAGTTCGCTCTTGCGCATCGGCGAAGAACAGACCGAGACGTCGCTGGATCTCTCCCAACAGGACAAACAGGTACTGATGGCGCTGTACTCCGGCGTCTCGCCGTTCGACATCCCGCAGTTTCTCGGGATCGACGTCGACCAGGTCGAAGAGCTGTTCGTCCGGCTGATCGATCACGACGTCTTAGACGAGGTGCGGATCCGCCACGAGGTGGAGCTGAACGCCAGGGGACGTTCGATCGCGGCCGACGCGATCGACGAGCACGGCGCGGAGATGTGACCGGTGCGGAACGGGCGCGGCTGCCCACCGGGCGGCCCCCCGCGACCGCCGATCAGCCGCGGGCGATCGACAGGATTTCCGTCCGCGCGTCGCCGGCGCAGTCGCGACCGCCGCGCCCGAAGTGTACGGTGTTCGCGTTCACCGGATCGCTGAGCAGCCCGCCGCTGTCGACCGGAACGCCGACCTGCTCGATCTGGAGGTAGCCGATCGTGACGCCCTTTGCGAAATCGACGCCGCTGATCTCGTCGGCCGGGATCGTCTTGTCGTCGAACCGCGAGCGAGCGACGCGCTCGATGCGGACGCGGTCCGCGTAGACTATCAGGGTCCCGTCCTGGAACTCACAGACCAGCGTGGCGTCGGGGTGGCGTTCGCTCGGAGTCGAACCGGCGTCGTCGCCGTCGTCTCCCTCCGCGACGTCGCTGTCGTCTCTCTTCTCACCGCCGTCGCGGCCCCACGGGAGGATGCCCATCGGTCGCTCGTACGTCCGAAGGTCGCAAAAGCGTTCGCCCGATCGGTACGCCGGACTGACCGCGCCGGCTCTCGGCGACGAGAGTTTATATACGAACGGGCGGCCAGGGCGGCTGTGACGTAGGATTCACCCCGCGTCGGGTCGCGGTTGCTCGGCACGTCGGCGCGGGAGCGAGCGCGACGACCGCTTCGCCCGGCCGTCGTCGCGAGCGGGTGCCGACTGTTCGCCACTCGCGACGGCAGCGGGTCGATCGACACCCCCACCGGCGTGCGTCCTCGTCCTTCACTCGCCGGACCACTCGGCGTCCGAGAGCGTCCGCTGGACCGCCTCCTCGCCGACGGCGAACGCCAGCGCCTCGAACCCGCGCCGCTCAGCGCGGTCCCGCGCGTTCGCGACGAGTCGGGAGACGATGAACTCCGGCGTCGACTTCCCGACCGTGCCGAACCGCGGCTGGTAGTCGACGCGGAGTTCCAACTCTTCGGTCAGCCCCTCCGCGAAGATGCCGTCGATGCGCGCCTCCGGCGGCAACGGACTCAGATCCTCGGCCAGATGCGTCACGTAGACGCCGAGGGCGTCGCGGTCGACGGTCAGGTCGACGAGGCCGTTCAGCAGGTCCGCGGCCCGACCGGGTTCGGTGATCGCCTCGAACTCGTCGACGAGCATCAGCGTCCGTTCGCCTGTCGACAGCGGCGGCACGATCGATTTCAGCGTCGATTCGAGGACGCCGGCGTTGAAACTGGCGTGCCGGCGGTGGAAGACGATCGTGTCGAAGCGGCCGACGTCGGCGCGGTCGGCCGGGACGGGCAGTCCCATCGACGCGAGGAGGACGACCTGCGCGAGCGTTTCGAGGAGCGTCGTCTTCCCGCCGGAGTTCGCCCCCGTGAGGACGGCGACGCGGTCGCCCGACGGCGGCTCCGGGTCGCCGTCGACGTCGTGCGTCCCGACGCCGTACGTCACGGGCTGGACGTCTCCGGAGAGCGTGAGGTTCCGCGCGCCCGCCACCGCGAGTCCGTCGTCGACGAGCCGCGGCCTCGTCAGGTCGTGGGCGGCCGCGAAGCGACCCAGCGAGAGGTCGAACGCGATCTCGGAGACCGCGTCGACGGCGACGTCGACGTCCCCGCGCGCGGCCTCGACGTCCTCACGCAACTCGGCGGCGACGGCCGCCTCGCGTTCTTCGACCTCCGCGTCGAGTTCCGACAGGAGCGTCCGCAACGAGGTCGACGCGAAGTCCGCCTCGTCGCGGGCGTCCTCGGCCACGGCGGCCTGCACGCGCCCCCGTCTGACGTCCGCCTCGCTCGCGACGTACTCGACGAAGGCGGATCGGAACTCCTCGAAGCTCCGGACGCCGCGCTCGCGGACGGATTCGAGGACGTCGAGCGCGCTCGACTCCAGTTCGGCGACGGCGTCCCGACGCTCTCGGAGCCGATCGAGTTCCTGATCGGTGCCGGACGCGACGGTGCCGTCCTCGTCGACGGTGCCGAGCGCGTCCACGGCGGCCCGAAGGGCCTCGTCGTCGAGGTCGTCCAGGGCGGCGAACGTGCCGCCGCGGAGGCCGGCCTCCCGGAGCGCCAGCGCCGTCTCGACCGCGACGCGGTCGGAGCCGCCGGCGTCGTCGTAGGCGTCGAACGCCGAGCGGATCGCCTCGCGGTCGTCCGCAGCCAGGTCGATCCACGCGTCGCGGGCCGCGAGCACGCGGTCGAGTCGGGCCGCCCGTTCGTCGACGTCCGCGAGCGGGGTCAGCACCCGGATCCGATCGGCGGCGTGCTCCGTGAGCGCGTGCTCGCTCGCGAGCGTCAGCAGGTCGTCGTAGACGTCGCGGGCGTCGCGCGTGCCGAGCGTCTCGATGCCCGCCGCACCGTTGGCCCGTCGGAGGATCCGAACCGCGCGCCCCCGCGAGATGCCGGCGTCGGCGAGCGCGCGGATGTCAGCGCCCTCGATGGCCTCGACGGCTCTCTCGACGCCGAGCGTCTCCCGGAGCCGTTCGCTCGTCTTCGGGCCCACCCCCCAGTAGTCCTCCAGTCGCATACCGGCATCTCCAGCGGGACCGTCTTGTAGGTTGGCGGTCCGGCGGCGGTGCTGGGCACCCAGCGGGGACCCGAACCACGGCCCCTGTCCGGATTCTTACAACGAGGAGACGCGTCGCGACCGGGCGTCGCGGACGGCCGCTCCCTCGCGGATCGCGTCCTCGCATCGGGGGCACACGCGCGCGTTCTCGAACCCGTCGGGGGCGAACACGCGGACGTAGTCGCGCGAGACGAACGAACCGCAGTTCTCGCACTCAGGCACGGGACTCCACCTCGGTGACGGATCGGTCGGTCATATCCACCTGTGTCGAAGCGTCCCACACCCCTAACACGGAACCCTACGTCGTTAGGCCGCGTCGACCGAGCGGCGTATCGGCCGAGTGAGGGGCAACTATTTGTCGATGGAATCGTTCCCTCGCAATACGCAGTGATGCTATCTGAGGGAGTGCCGGGCGACGCGGCGGCGGCCTCCGACCCGGAGAGCGCCGAAGCGGACCCGGTCGTCCTCGTCGTCGACGACGACAGAGACCTCGCGGACACCTGCCGGTACTGGCTCCGCGACGACTACGAGGTTCGCGTGGCCTACGGCGGGGAGTCCGCCCTCGATCAGATGGACGACGCCGTCGACGTCGTCCTCCTGGACCGTCGGATGCCGGACCTCTCGGGCGACGAGGTCCTCGACGAGATCGACGCCCGGGGGTACGACTGCCGCGTCGCGATGATGACCGCGGTCGAACCCGACACCGACATCGTCGACATGCCGTTCGACGAGTACCTCGTCAAGCCGGTCGACGAGGACGACCTCAGAGAGACCGTCGAGGAACTGCTGGTCCGCTCGGAGTTCGACGACCGGATCAGGGAGTACTTCGCGCTGGTTTCGACGGAGACGGTCCTCGACGAACGGGACGTCGGCGAACTGGGGAACCCCGACGTCCTCGACGATCTGACGGAGCGAGTCCGAGCGCTCAGAGACGAGCGCGAATCGGAGATCCGCGAGCGCGAACGCCAACTGGATCGGATCCGGCGGATCAACGACTTCATCAGGGAGATCGACCGCGCGCTGGTCGACGCGACGACCCGCGAGGACATCGCAGACAGCGTCTGTGCGACCTTCGAGGCGTCGCCGTACGAGGGCGCGTGGGTCGCCCGATACAACCGCGCGACCGACACCGTCGAGTGCCAGTCGGCGTCGGATTCGGTCGCCGCGCCCTTCGGGATCGAGGCGTCCGGGTCGTCGCCCGTCGAGGGGATCGAGACTGACTCGACCGTCGGAGACGGCGTGGCTCCGGAAACGGTCGAGGACGCACCGGTGGCGCCCGCCGACGTCGTGCGAGAGGCGGTCGAAACCGGCGCGGTCGTGACCGCGACCGTATCGCCGAGCCACGCCAGCGCGGTGCTGACGGAGGCCGACCCGTCGGACGCCGAAC is drawn from Halobellus limi and contains these coding sequences:
- a CDS encoding bacterio-opsin activator domain-containing protein; its protein translation is MLSEGVPGDAAAASDPESAEADPVVLVVDDDRDLADTCRYWLRDDYEVRVAYGGESALDQMDDAVDVVLLDRRMPDLSGDEVLDEIDARGYDCRVAMMTAVEPDTDIVDMPFDEYLVKPVDEDDLRETVEELLVRSEFDDRIREYFALVSTETVLDERDVGELGNPDVLDDLTERVRALRDERESEIRERERQLDRIRRINDFIREIDRALVDATTREDIADSVCATFEASPYEGAWVARYNRATDTVECQSASDSVAAPFGIEASGSSPVEGIETDSTVGDGVAPETVEDAPVAPADVVREAVETGAVVTATVSPSHASAVLTEADPSDAERSIVAVPIGYRETVYGALVVYVRGTVTDEERSMLRDVGETVGHGINAAESKQLLYSDTAVELEFEHGDTRDLIVDLSLEFETTVRLEGTALADGGVVSCYVAVEGVDPSAVLSAIAPLEALVDARIVTEENEEAVLELRLTAASAVVTLVELGATVESFVATRGEGRLVVRVPTGSDLRALTDAVQSSFPDASVVAKREVEDAVQSTSSFRRQLDEKLTDRQRDVMETALASGYFEWPRGSTAEEVASSLGIAAPTFHEHLRSGERKLIEAFFSESSDERRAGERDRDAAADER